From a single Pseudomonas serboccidentalis genomic region:
- a CDS encoding polysaccharide deacetylase family protein, whose product MAAPGDVATLDRSTWPEQLGSPTLFDVASRAEILMFARGLLGTEALDEAALAQRLGLRTVNVDAINSLRQRLWARLLANYNFAQQSCDQDASFCFLVEDLPTLREQAAKFAVSDDSYYTKWAEPSRLFHLQYLDELMRKAALSPQTSSEVDRFGDYERNGDEMHDRLFLLSFDSAANLQPDNTDWIADYLRKSRLSGTFFLLGKDVQARLADRSVNNLQSEFSNLCVGVQGWEFRSHSHWQDWQDSVRRSSDLVRNKLPENYVPLFRPPEGQRRSDAGSFFRNQGLQVALWDIDAQDGAGKLKGAPSAQRVLTLMLLWRHGVINFNMKQDAVKTALPWLITQTAQSGIGWEDCQDGFR is encoded by the coding sequence ATGGCGGCGCCGGGTGATGTGGCGACGCTGGATCGCAGCACCTGGCCGGAGCAGCTCGGCAGCCCGACCCTGTTCGACGTCGCGTCCCGCGCGGAAATCCTTATGTTCGCCCGTGGCCTGCTCGGTACCGAAGCGCTGGATGAAGCCGCGCTGGCCCAGCGACTGGGGCTGCGCACGGTCAATGTCGACGCGATCAACAGCCTGCGTCAGCGGCTGTGGGCACGCCTGTTGGCCAACTACAACTTCGCCCAGCAGAGCTGCGACCAGGACGCCTCGTTCTGCTTCCTCGTCGAAGACTTGCCAACGTTGCGCGAGCAGGCCGCCAAATTTGCGGTCAGTGACGACAGCTATTACACCAAGTGGGCCGAGCCGAGCCGGCTGTTTCATTTGCAATACCTGGACGAGCTGATGCGCAAGGCCGCGCTGTCGCCGCAGACCAGCAGCGAAGTCGATCGTTTTGGCGACTACGAGCGTAACGGCGACGAGATGCACGATCGGCTGTTTCTGCTGAGTTTCGACAGCGCCGCCAATCTGCAGCCGGACAACACCGACTGGATCGCCGACTACCTGCGTAAATCCCGTTTGAGCGGCACCTTCTTCTTGTTGGGCAAGGATGTGCAGGCGCGATTGGCGGATCGTTCGGTGAACAACCTGCAATCGGAGTTCTCGAATCTCTGTGTTGGCGTGCAGGGCTGGGAGTTCCGCTCTCACAGCCACTGGCAGGACTGGCAGGACTCGGTGCGCCGCAGCAGTGATCTGGTGAGGAACAAGTTGCCGGAAAACTACGTGCCGCTGTTCCGTCCGCCGGAAGGGCAACGGCGCAGTGATGCCGGCAGCTTCTTCCGCAATCAGGGCCTGCAAGTGGCGCTGTGGGACATCGATGCCCAGGACGGTGCGGGCAAGCTCAAAGGGGCGCCGAGTGCGCAGCGAGTGCTGACCCTGATGCTCTTGTGGCGCCACGGGGTGATCAATTTCAACATGAAACAGGATGCGGTGAAGACCGCGTTGCCGTGGCTGATCACGCAAACCGCGCAAAGCGGAATCGGCTGGGAGGATTGTCAGGACGGGTTTCGCTGA
- a CDS encoding ornithine cyclodeaminase family protein: MSSTPYVIDQRQARELLARIDVPQILRKLFRDLAAGHAVQPPQQWVEFPQGAGDFINYLGVLAEDGVYGVKTSPYVVREQGPLVTAWTLLMSMHTGQPLLLCDAGELTTARTAATTAVAVDALAPLNASRLAIIGSGKVAQAHLHYVKGLRDWQSISVYSPSLAEDAETQTLMKQVSPRLQIADSRDDALAEADVIMLCTSSAGPVIDPVTLSKPALITSISTNAPRAHEVPPQCLHAMQVFCDYRLTTPGSAGEMLIATEQHGWDKSAIVGDLADLLSEKVSRPGYDRHVFFRSIGLGLEDIALANAVYHLKH, encoded by the coding sequence ATGTCCAGTACGCCCTACGTGATCGACCAACGCCAGGCCCGCGAGCTGCTGGCGCGCATCGACGTGCCGCAGATCCTGCGCAAACTGTTTCGCGACCTCGCCGCCGGTCACGCCGTGCAACCGCCGCAGCAATGGGTGGAATTCCCGCAGGGCGCCGGCGACTTCATCAATTATCTGGGTGTGCTGGCCGAAGACGGCGTGTACGGGGTCAAGACTTCGCCGTACGTCGTCCGTGAACAAGGCCCGCTGGTGACGGCGTGGACCCTGTTGATGTCGATGCACACCGGCCAGCCGCTGCTGCTGTGCGATGCCGGCGAACTGACCACCGCGCGTACCGCCGCGACCACGGCGGTGGCAGTCGATGCCCTCGCCCCGCTCAATGCCTCGCGTCTGGCGATCATCGGCAGTGGCAAGGTCGCTCAGGCGCATCTGCACTACGTGAAAGGCCTGCGTGACTGGCAGAGCATCAGCGTGTATTCGCCAAGCCTGGCTGAAGACGCTGAAACCCAGACGCTCATGAAACAGGTTTCCCCTCGATTGCAGATTGCCGACAGCCGCGACGACGCCCTCGCCGAGGCCGACGTGATCATGCTCTGCACCTCGTCCGCCGGGCCGGTGATCGACCCGGTCACCTTGAGCAAACCGGCGCTGATCACCTCGATCAGCACCAACGCCCCGCGCGCCCATGAAGTGCCGCCGCAATGCCTCCACGCCATGCAGGTGTTCTGCGACTATCGACTGACCACGCCGGGCTCGGCGGGTGAGATGCTGATCGCGACGGAGCAGCATGGCTGGGACAAGTCTGCGATTGTCGGTGACCTTGCCGACCTGCTCAGCGAGAAAGTTTCGCGCCCCGGTTACGACCGTCACGTGTTTTTCCGTTCAATCGGCTTGGGCCTGGAAGACATCGCGCTGGCCAATGCGGTTTATCACCTCAAGCACTGA
- the moaC gene encoding cyclic pyranopterin monophosphate synthase MoaC, which translates to MLTHLDSQGRANMVDVTEKAVTFREATAQALVRMLPETLQMIVSGGHPKGDVFAVARIAGIQAAKKTSDLIPLCHPLMLTGVKVELSAEGDDSVRIVARCKLSGQTGVEMEALTAASVAALTIYDMCKAVDRGMTIESVRLLEKVGGKSGHFQAEQP; encoded by the coding sequence GTGCTGACTCATCTCGATTCCCAAGGTCGCGCCAACATGGTCGACGTCACCGAAAAAGCCGTGACGTTCCGCGAGGCGACCGCCCAGGCGCTGGTGCGCATGCTGCCCGAAACCCTGCAGATGATCGTCAGTGGCGGCCATCCCAAGGGTGATGTGTTTGCCGTGGCGCGTATCGCCGGCATTCAGGCGGCGAAGAAAACCAGTGATCTGATCCCGCTGTGCCATCCGCTGATGCTCACCGGCGTCAAAGTCGAACTCAGTGCTGAAGGTGACGACAGCGTGCGCATCGTCGCGCGCTGCAAGCTGTCCGGGCAGACCGGCGTGGAGATGGAAGCATTGACCGCCGCCAGCGTTGCCGCACTGACTATCTACGACATGTGCAAGGCCGTGGACCGCGGCATGACCATCGAAAGCGTGCGTCTGCTGGAGAAGGTCGGCGGCAAGAGCGGGCACTTCCAGGCGGAGCAGCCATGA
- the moaD gene encoding molybdopterin converting factor subunit 1, translated as MNLTVKFFARYREALGVDSVAVEGDFATVDDVRALLAQRDGAEVLSEQNLMCARNEDLCQLDEPVSDGDEVAFFPTVTGG; from the coding sequence ATGAACCTGACCGTGAAGTTTTTCGCCCGTTACCGTGAAGCGCTGGGCGTGGACTCGGTGGCGGTCGAAGGTGATTTCGCCACTGTCGATGACGTGCGTGCACTGCTCGCGCAACGTGACGGCGCCGAGGTGTTGAGCGAGCAGAACCTGATGTGTGCGCGCAACGAAGACCTGTGCCAGCTCGACGAGCCGGTGAGCGACGGTGACGAAGTGGCGTTTTTCCCCACCGTGACCGGAGGCTGA
- a CDS encoding amino acid ABC transporter substrate-binding protein, translating into MKMLKSTLAVVTAAAVLGVSGFAQAGATLDAVQKKGFVQCGVSDGLPGFSVPDATGKILGIDADVCRAVAAAVFGDATKVKFSQLNAKERFTALQSGEIDILSRNTTMTSSRDAGMGLKFPGFITYYDGIGFLVNNKLGVKSAKELDGATICIQAGTTTELNVSDYFRGNGLKYTPITFDTSDESAKSLESGRCDVLTSDKSQLFAQRSKLASPKDYVVLPETISKEPLGPVVRNGDDEWLAIVRWVGYALLNTEEAGITSKNVEAEAKSTKNPDVARMLGADGEYGKDLKLPKDWVVQIVKQVGNYGEIFEKNLGKSTPLEIDRGLNALWNNGGIQYAPPVR; encoded by the coding sequence ATGAAGATGTTGAAATCCACTCTGGCGGTCGTGACTGCTGCAGCAGTACTCGGCGTCAGCGGGTTCGCTCAGGCGGGTGCAACCCTGGATGCCGTGCAGAAGAAAGGTTTCGTGCAGTGTGGCGTGAGCGACGGTCTGCCGGGCTTCTCGGTACCGGACGCAACCGGCAAGATCCTCGGGATCGACGCTGACGTCTGCCGCGCCGTGGCCGCTGCCGTATTCGGCGACGCGACCAAGGTCAAGTTCAGCCAGTTGAACGCCAAGGAGCGCTTCACCGCGCTGCAATCGGGCGAGATCGACATCCTGTCGCGTAACACCACCATGACCAGTTCGCGTGACGCGGGCATGGGCCTGAAATTCCCGGGCTTCATTACCTACTACGACGGCATCGGTTTCCTGGTTAACAACAAGCTGGGCGTGAAAAGTGCCAAAGAGCTGGACGGTGCAACCATCTGCATCCAGGCCGGTACCACCACCGAGCTGAACGTTTCCGACTACTTCCGTGGCAACGGTCTGAAATACACCCCGATCACCTTCGACACCTCCGATGAAAGCGCCAAGTCGCTGGAATCCGGTCGTTGCGACGTGCTGACCTCCGACAAGTCCCAACTGTTCGCCCAGCGCTCCAAGCTGGCATCGCCGAAGGACTACGTGGTTCTGCCGGAAACCATTTCCAAAGAACCGCTGGGCCCGGTCGTACGTAACGGTGATGACGAGTGGCTGGCAATCGTCCGTTGGGTTGGCTACGCGCTGCTCAACACCGAAGAAGCCGGCATCACTTCGAAGAACGTTGAAGCTGAAGCCAAGTCGACCAAGAACCCGGACGTTGCCCGTATGCTCGGTGCTGACGGCGAGTACGGCAAAGACCTGAAACTGCCGAAAGACTGGGTTGTGCAGATCGTCAAACAAGTCGGCAACTACGGCGAAATCTTCGAGAAAAACCTCGGCAAGAGCACTCCGCTGGAAATCGACCGCGGCTTGAACGCCCTGTGGAACAACGGCGGCATTCAGTACGCACCACCAGTGCGCTAA
- the moaE gene encoding molybdopterin synthase catalytic subunit MoaE, translating into MAIRVQSMAFDPGAEVNAMHAANVGVGAVVSFVGYVRDFNDGLDVAGMFLEHYPGMTEKALGKIAVEAEQRWPLLKLEVLHRIGALEPGEPIVFVGAASAHRQAAFDACAFVMDYLKTRAPFWKKETTSDGPRWVEGRDSDHAAADRWKK; encoded by the coding sequence ATGGCGATTCGTGTGCAGTCCATGGCGTTCGATCCCGGTGCTGAAGTCAACGCGATGCACGCGGCCAACGTTGGCGTCGGTGCAGTGGTGAGCTTTGTCGGCTATGTGCGCGACTTCAATGACGGGCTGGATGTGGCCGGGATGTTCCTCGAACACTACCCGGGCATGACTGAAAAAGCCCTCGGCAAGATCGCCGTCGAGGCCGAGCAGCGCTGGCCGTTGCTCAAGCTGGAAGTGTTGCACCGCATCGGCGCACTGGAGCCGGGCGAGCCGATCGTGTTTGTCGGCGCGGCCAGTGCCCATCGTCAGGCGGCGTTCGATGCCTGCGCCTTTGTCATGGACTACCTGAAAACCCGTGCGCCGTTCTGGAAGAAAGAAACCACCAGCGACGGCCCGCGTTGGGTCGAGGGGCGTGACAGTGATCATGCCGCCGCCGATCGCTGGAAGAAGTAA
- a CDS encoding alpha/beta hydrolase translates to MTEPLILEPVKPADACVIWLHGLGADRYDFLPVAEALQESLLSTRFVLPQAPTLPVTINGGYEMPSWYDIKAMSPARAIDRAQLEESSERIVKLIEVQREAGIDASRIFLAGFSQGGAVVLHTAYLKWQGPLGGVLALSTYAPTFTDEMELCASQQRIPALCLHGQFDGVVQNSMGRSAYEHLVKHGVTVTWQEYPMEHEVLPEEIRDIGVWLGERLR, encoded by the coding sequence ATGACCGAGCCCCTGATTCTTGAACCCGTAAAGCCCGCAGACGCCTGCGTGATCTGGCTGCACGGCCTCGGCGCTGACCGCTATGACTTCCTGCCGGTGGCTGAAGCCCTGCAGGAAAGCCTGTTGAGCACGCGCTTCGTATTGCCTCAGGCACCGACCCTGCCCGTCACCATCAATGGCGGTTACGAGATGCCGAGCTGGTACGACATAAAGGCCATGAGCCCGGCGCGGGCAATTGACCGTGCGCAGCTGGAAGAATCGTCAGAGCGCATCGTCAAATTGATCGAAGTGCAGCGCGAGGCCGGAATAGACGCCTCGCGAATTTTCCTCGCCGGGTTTTCCCAGGGTGGCGCCGTCGTCCTGCACACCGCCTATCTGAAGTGGCAAGGTCCGTTGGGTGGCGTACTTGCCCTGTCCACCTATGCCCCGACCTTCACCGATGAAATGGAGCTTTGCGCCAGTCAGCAGCGCATTCCGGCGTTGTGCCTGCACGGCCAGTTCGATGGCGTGGTGCAGAACTCCATGGGCCGCAGTGCCTATGAGCATTTGGTGAAGCATGGTGTCACCGTGACATGGCAGGAATACCCAATGGAGCACGAAGTGTTACCCGAAGAAATTCGCGACATCGGCGTCTGGCTGGGCGAGCGTCTACGCTGA
- a CDS encoding PhoH family protein produces MDDHGRSPSSNQPILYVLDTNVLIHDPNALLNFEEHHVAIPMTVLEELDKLKSGHHSVAAECRQAIRLIDKTLGDASPEDVELGVPIQRGKGGPKGLLSILMSKQAESNLILPEHLNDNKIINQLIDLHTRDPKKAVVLVTKDINMRLKARACGIDAEDYSTDQLVDDVSLLPNGYHNMTGSFWDRVSKVDTRQDHGRTWHQVQLIDNLPAVHINEFIIDEQGFVGWIKEIQEDKLLILDLHQEPLLHQEAWGLKPRDIYQSLALYALLDPDIHLVNLSGAAGSGKTILALAAAIEQTMVSKRYRRIIATRSVQGLDQEIGFLPGTEAEKMEPWLGAITDNLEALHMDDENTHGSVDYILSKVPLQFKSLNYIRGRSFQQSLILIDECQNLTPHQMKTIITRAGAGSKVVCLGNLAQIDTPYLSATSSGLTYLTERFKDFPNGVHITLQGVPRSILAEYAESHL; encoded by the coding sequence ATGGATGATCACGGACGTAGCCCTTCTTCCAACCAGCCAATCCTTTATGTACTCGATACCAACGTATTGATTCACGATCCAAATGCCCTGCTGAATTTCGAAGAACACCACGTCGCGATCCCGATGACCGTGCTCGAAGAGCTGGACAAGCTCAAGAGCGGGCATCACAGCGTTGCTGCCGAATGCCGCCAGGCTATCCGGCTGATCGACAAGACCCTGGGCGATGCCTCCCCCGAGGACGTCGAGCTGGGTGTGCCGATCCAGCGCGGCAAGGGCGGGCCGAAGGGCTTGCTGTCAATTCTGATGAGCAAGCAGGCCGAGTCGAACCTGATTCTGCCCGAGCATCTGAACGACAACAAAATCATCAACCAACTGATCGACCTGCACACCCGTGATCCGAAGAAGGCCGTGGTGCTGGTCACCAAAGACATCAACATGCGCCTCAAGGCGCGCGCCTGCGGGATCGATGCCGAGGACTACAGCACCGACCAACTGGTCGATGACGTGTCCCTGCTGCCCAACGGCTACCACAACATGACCGGCTCTTTCTGGGACCGCGTCAGCAAGGTCGACACCCGTCAGGATCACGGCCGCACCTGGCATCAGGTGCAACTGATCGACAACCTGCCGGCGGTGCACATCAACGAGTTCATCATTGACGAACAAGGCTTTGTCGGCTGGATCAAGGAAATCCAGGAAGACAAGTTGCTGATCCTCGATCTGCACCAGGAACCGCTGCTGCACCAGGAAGCCTGGGGGCTCAAGCCACGGGATATCTATCAGAGCCTGGCGCTGTATGCGTTGCTGGATCCGGACATTCACCTGGTCAACCTATCGGGGGCGGCGGGTTCGGGTAAAACCATTCTGGCGCTGGCCGCTGCGATCGAGCAGACCATGGTCAGCAAACGCTATCGGCGGATCATCGCCACCCGCAGCGTGCAGGGCCTGGACCAGGAAATCGGCTTCCTGCCCGGCACCGAAGCGGAAAAAATGGAGCCTTGGCTGGGCGCCATCACCGACAACCTCGAAGCCTTGCACATGGATGACGAAAACACCCATGGCAGCGTCGACTACATCCTCAGCAAAGTGCCGTTGCAGTTCAAATCGCTCAACTACATTCGCGGTCGCAGCTTCCAGCAGAGCCTGATCCTGATCGACGAATGCCAGAACCTCACGCCGCACCAGATGAAGACCATCATCACCCGGGCCGGCGCCGGTTCCAAAGTGGTGTGCCTGGGCAACCTGGCACAGATCGATACCCCTTACCTGTCCGCGACCAGTTCCGGGCTGACCTACCTGACCGAACGCTTCAAGGATTTCCCCAACGGTGTGCACATCACCCTGCAGGGTGTGCCGCGCTCGATTCTGGCCGAATACGCCGAATCGCATCTGTAA
- a CDS encoding helix-turn-helix transcriptional regulator, with product MTAPEFDPALDNFRAVADAIATLFFPHAEVVLHDLRTQKVDYIANNLSKREIGDDSSLEDMLSEDVSDRNIGPYEKLNWDGQKIRSLSTVLRDSEGRPLAVLCINLNISLFENAKAALDLFLSPSKLIPQPDSLFRDDWQERINTFLHAWLRERQLSLNLLTRDHKRELVLALHAEGAFKGKSASNYVANVLNMGRATVYKHLKELKG from the coding sequence ATGACCGCCCCCGAATTCGATCCGGCACTGGATAACTTCCGTGCCGTCGCCGACGCCATCGCCACGCTGTTCTTTCCCCACGCCGAAGTGGTGCTGCACGACCTGCGCACGCAAAAGGTCGACTACATCGCCAACAACCTGTCCAAACGCGAGATCGGCGACGACTCATCGCTCGAAGACATGCTCAGCGAGGACGTCAGCGACCGCAACATCGGCCCGTATGAAAAACTGAATTGGGACGGCCAGAAGATTCGCAGCCTGAGCACGGTGCTGCGCGACAGCGAAGGCCGGCCGCTGGCGGTACTGTGCATCAATCTGAATATTTCGCTGTTCGAGAATGCCAAGGCCGCGCTGGACCTGTTCCTGTCGCCGAGCAAACTGATCCCGCAACCGGACTCCCTGTTTCGAGATGACTGGCAGGAACGCATCAACACCTTCCTCCACGCCTGGCTGCGCGAACGCCAACTGAGCCTGAATCTGCTGACCCGCGATCACAAGCGCGAACTGGTGCTGGCACTGCACGCCGAGGGCGCGTTCAAGGGCAAGAGCGCCTCGAACTATGTGGCCAATGTGCTGAACATGGGACGGGCGACGGTGTACAAGCATTTGAAGGAATTGAAGGGCTGA
- the rhlB gene encoding ATP-dependent RNA helicase RhlB codes for MTVLKALKKMFGKSEAEQLAPVPSAPSHAPGPRSDAPKAERPAPVATPKPEPQPVTAAEPVRAEAPKPARPRREPKPKAPVIPWKLEDFVVEPQEGKTRFHDFKLAPELMHAIQDLGFPYCTPIQAQVLGFTLAGKDAIGRAQTGTGKTAAFLISIITQLLQTPPPKERYMGEPRALIIAPTRELVVQIAKDAADLTKYTGLNVMTFVGGMDFDKQLKHLEARHCDILVATPGRLLDFNQRGDVHLDMVEVMVLDEADRMLDMGFIPQVRQIIRQTPPKAERQTLLFSATFTEDVMNLAKQWTTDPAIVEIEVTNVANENVEQHIYAVAAADKYKLLYNLVNDNGWERVIVFANRKDEVRRIEERLVRDGINAAQLSGDVPQHKRIKTLEGFREGKIRVLVATDVAGRGIHIDGISHVINFTLPEVPDDYVHRIGRTGRAGADGVSISFAGEDDSYQLPSIEEKLGRKISCETPPTHLLRAVERKRPQ; via the coding sequence ATGACCGTGCTCAAAGCACTCAAGAAAATGTTCGGTAAAAGCGAGGCTGAGCAACTCGCGCCAGTCCCCAGTGCGCCGTCGCACGCCCCCGGCCCTCGCAGCGATGCGCCCAAGGCTGAACGTCCGGCTCCGGTAGCGACACCCAAGCCCGAGCCGCAACCCGTTACTGCCGCCGAACCTGTCCGCGCCGAAGCACCGAAACCGGCCAGGCCGCGCCGCGAACCGAAGCCCAAGGCACCGGTCATTCCCTGGAAACTCGAAGATTTCGTCGTCGAACCCCAGGAAGGCAAAACCCGCTTCCACGATTTCAAACTCGCTCCGGAACTGATGCATGCCATCCAGGACCTGGGCTTCCCGTACTGCACACCGATCCAGGCGCAGGTGCTGGGTTTCACCCTCGCCGGCAAAGATGCCATCGGCCGCGCACAGACCGGTACCGGCAAGACGGCCGCGTTCCTGATCTCGATCATTACCCAGTTGTTGCAGACCCCGCCGCCGAAAGAACGCTACATGGGCGAGCCCCGTGCGCTGATCATCGCGCCGACCCGCGAGCTGGTGGTGCAGATCGCCAAGGACGCCGCTGACCTGACCAAGTACACCGGCCTCAACGTCATGACGTTCGTCGGCGGCATGGACTTCGACAAGCAGCTCAAGCACCTCGAAGCGCGTCACTGCGACATCCTCGTCGCCACCCCAGGCCGTCTGCTCGACTTCAACCAGCGCGGCGACGTGCACCTGGACATGGTCGAAGTGATGGTGCTGGACGAAGCCGACCGCATGCTCGACATGGGCTTCATCCCGCAGGTGCGGCAGATCATTCGTCAGACCCCGCCGAAGGCCGAGCGCCAGACCCTGCTGTTCTCCGCGACCTTCACCGAAGACGTGATGAACCTGGCCAAGCAGTGGACCACCGATCCTGCCATCGTCGAAATCGAAGTCACCAACGTGGCCAACGAAAACGTCGAGCAGCACATCTACGCGGTGGCCGCTGCCGACAAATACAAACTGCTCTACAACCTGGTCAACGACAACGGTTGGGAGCGGGTGATCGTGTTTGCCAACCGCAAGGACGAAGTACGGCGCATCGAAGAGCGCCTGGTGCGTGACGGCATCAACGCCGCGCAACTGTCCGGCGACGTGCCGCAGCACAAGCGCATCAAGACTCTGGAAGGCTTCCGTGAAGGCAAGATCCGCGTACTGGTGGCCACCGATGTCGCCGGTCGCGGTATTCACATCGACGGCATCAGCCACGTGATCAACTTCACCCTGCCGGAAGTCCCGGACGACTACGTGCACCGCATTGGTCGTACCGGTCGCGCTGGCGCTGACGGCGTGTCGATCAGCTTCGCCGGCGAGGACGATTCCTACCAGTTGCCGTCCATCGAAGAGAAGCTGGGCCGCAAAATCAGCTGCGAAACCCCGCCGACGCATCTGCTGCGTGCGGTTGAGCGCAAGCGTCCGCAATAA
- a CDS encoding ABC transporter substrate-binding protein, whose protein sequence is MKKLPLITGLALSLLACTSSFAAEKTLRIGIEAAYPPFASKTDKGEIVGFDYDIGNALCAQMKVKCVWVEGEFDGLIPSLKVKKIDMALSSMTINEDRKKSVDFTHKYYFTSSRLVMKEGATVDDQYASLKGKNVGVQRATTTDRYATEVFEPKGINVKRYSNNEEIYMDLAAGRLDAIFADTIPLTDFLSMPRGKGFAFVGPELKDPKYVGEGAGIAVRKGNGELVSELNTAIDGIRASGEYQKISEKYFKSDIYGD, encoded by the coding sequence ATGAAGAAACTCCCCCTCATCACCGGTCTGGCCCTGAGCCTGTTGGCGTGCACCAGCTCGTTTGCCGCCGAGAAAACCCTGCGCATCGGCATCGAGGCGGCTTACCCGCCGTTCGCTTCGAAAACCGACAAGGGTGAAATCGTCGGTTTCGACTACGACATCGGTAATGCCCTGTGCGCGCAAATGAAGGTCAAGTGCGTATGGGTGGAGGGTGAGTTCGATGGCCTGATTCCTTCGCTGAAAGTGAAAAAAATCGACATGGCGCTGTCGTCGATGACCATTAATGAAGATCGCAAGAAGTCAGTGGATTTCACCCACAAGTACTACTTCACCTCGTCGCGACTGGTGATGAAGGAAGGCGCCACGGTCGATGATCAATACGCCAGCCTCAAGGGCAAGAACGTTGGCGTGCAGCGCGCGACCACCACCGACCGTTATGCCACCGAGGTATTCGAGCCGAAGGGCATCAACGTCAAGCGTTACAGCAACAACGAAGAGATCTACATGGACCTGGCGGCCGGGCGCCTCGATGCGATTTTTGCCGACACCATTCCGCTGACGGACTTCCTGTCGATGCCCCGTGGCAAGGGCTTTGCGTTTGTCGGGCCGGAACTGAAAGACCCGAAATACGTGGGTGAGGGCGCGGGGATTGCGGTGCGCAAGGGTAATGGCGAGCTGGTCAGCGAGTTGAACACGGCCATCGACGGGATTCGTGCGAGTGGCGAGTATCAGAAGATTTCCGAGAAATATTTCAAGTCTGACATTTACGGCGATTGA
- a CDS encoding NAD(P)/FAD-dependent oxidoreductase: MSQADFIIIGGGIAGASTGFWLSPHAKVIVLERESHPAYHSTGRSAALYTAAYGTPQVRALTLASRAFFDHPPSGFCEHPLLTPRGEMTVDFTGDDAELNHQYLSAKATVPEMQLLSADEACARLPILRREKVHGAIYDPTASDIDTDALHQGYLRGIRRNNGEVHTDCEVLGLSRDADGQWQVQTNSQTFSAPVVINAAGAWADKIGALAGAKSLGLQPKRRAAFIFAGPEGVDSHHWPMLVSLDESFYMKPDAGMFLGSPANADPVEPHDVQPEELDIAMGIYQIEEATTLTIRRPTRTWAGLRSFVADGDLLSGFDPQVPGLFWVAAQGGYGIQTSPAMGQASAALVRGQSLPEALQQVGLSSAMLSPARLG; the protein is encoded by the coding sequence ATGAGCCAGGCAGATTTCATCATCATCGGCGGCGGGATTGCCGGCGCTTCCACCGGTTTCTGGCTGTCGCCGCACGCCAAAGTGATTGTGCTGGAGCGCGAATCGCACCCGGCCTACCACTCCACCGGACGCTCGGCGGCGCTCTACACCGCCGCATACGGAACGCCACAGGTGCGGGCGCTGACGCTGGCCAGCCGGGCTTTTTTCGATCACCCGCCCAGCGGCTTCTGCGAGCATCCATTGCTCACACCGCGCGGCGAAATGACCGTCGATTTCACCGGCGATGACGCCGAACTGAACCACCAGTACCTCAGCGCCAAAGCCACAGTGCCGGAGATGCAGTTGCTCAGCGCCGACGAAGCCTGCGCACGCCTGCCGATCCTGCGTCGGGAAAAGGTCCACGGCGCGATCTACGACCCGACCGCCAGCGACATCGACACCGACGCCCTGCATCAGGGTTACCTGCGCGGTATCCGCCGCAACAACGGCGAGGTGCACACCGATTGCGAGGTACTGGGCCTGAGTCGCGACGCTGACGGCCAGTGGCAAGTGCAAACCAATAGCCAGACATTCAGCGCCCCAGTGGTGATCAACGCCGCCGGCGCCTGGGCTGACAAGATCGGCGCATTGGCTGGCGCAAAATCGCTGGGCCTGCAACCCAAGCGCCGCGCCGCGTTCATCTTCGCCGGCCCCGAAGGCGTCGACAGTCATCACTGGCCGATGCTGGTCAGCCTCGACGAGTCGTTCTACATGAAACCCGACGCCGGGATGTTCCTCGGCTCGCCGGCCAATGCCGACCCGGTCGAACCGCATGACGTGCAGCCGGAAGAGCTGGACATCGCCATGGGCATCTATCAGATCGAAGAAGCCACGACCTTGACCATCCGCCGCCCGACCCGCACCTGGGCCGGTTTGCGCAGTTTTGTCGCGGACGGTGATCTGCTCAGCGGTTTCGATCCGCAAGTGCCAGGGCTGTTCTGGGTCGCGGCCCAGGGCGGTTACGGCATTCAGACTTCGCCGGCCATGGGCCAGGCCAGCGCGGCATTGGTGCGGGGTCAGTCGCTGCCCGAGGCTCTGCAGCAGGTCGGCCTGAGCAGCGCCATGCTCTCCCCCGCACGGCTGGGCTGA